One segment of Vibrio gazogenes DNA contains the following:
- the glyS gene encoding glycine--tRNA ligase subunit beta, with translation MAKELLIELGTEELPPTQLRTLAEAFYHNFQTELKAADLPFEAMQWYATPRRLALKVAGLAEQQPDKVVEKRGPAVAVAFDADGHPTKAAEGWARGNGITVAQAERLTTDKGEWLLFKQAVKGQSAKTLIVELAAKALSNLPIAKPMRWGDQDTQFIRPVKTLTILLDEALIEGEILGVQSGRVIRGHRFMGEPELTLESASQYPDILQQRGKVIADYEARKATIIAGAQKAAADVGGIADLEEDLVEEVASLVEWPVVLTASFEEEFLKVPSEALVYTMKGDQKYFPVYDANKNLLPKFIFVSNIESKEPRHVIEGNEKVVRPRLADAEFFFNNDRKRPLIDRLPELETAIFQKQLGSIKDKTDRIAVLASYIAKSIGADVAKATRAALLAKCDLMTSMVFEFTETQGIMGMHYARHDGEAEEVALALNEQYMPRFAGDRLPSNAISSAVAIADKLDTIVGIFGIGQAPKGSDPYALRRASLGILRIIVENGYQLDLADLVAEAAAQFGDKLTNANVEHDVIEFMLGRFRAWYQDEGFSVDVIQAVLARHPTKPTDFDQRVKAVSHFRTLDAADSLAAANKRVGNILAKFDGQLAEEVDLALLQEGAEVALAENVAVLSEALEPAFANGDYQSALSQLAALKEPVDAFFEDVMVMADDEALKINRLTLLNDLRNLFLEIADISVLQK, from the coding sequence ATGGCTAAAGAACTTTTAATTGAACTGGGAACGGAAGAACTCCCACCGACACAGCTTCGCACACTGGCTGAAGCGTTTTATCACAACTTTCAAACCGAATTGAAAGCCGCTGATTTACCTTTCGAAGCGATGCAGTGGTACGCCACACCGCGTCGTCTGGCACTGAAAGTGGCCGGCTTAGCAGAACAACAACCGGATAAAGTCGTCGAAAAACGCGGCCCGGCAGTAGCGGTCGCATTTGATGCTGACGGTCATCCAACCAAAGCGGCTGAAGGCTGGGCGCGGGGTAACGGGATTACCGTTGCACAAGCAGAGCGACTGACAACCGATAAAGGCGAATGGCTGCTGTTCAAGCAAGCCGTCAAAGGCCAGTCAGCAAAAACACTCATTGTTGAACTCGCCGCCAAAGCATTATCAAACTTACCGATAGCCAAACCAATGCGTTGGGGCGACCAAGACACCCAGTTTATCCGTCCGGTCAAAACCCTAACCATTTTACTGGATGAAGCATTGATCGAAGGTGAAATCCTCGGCGTTCAGTCTGGCCGGGTGATTCGCGGCCACCGTTTTATGGGTGAACCCGAACTGACCCTCGAATCAGCCAGCCAGTATCCAGACATTCTGCAACAACGCGGCAAAGTGATTGCAGACTACGAGGCTCGTAAAGCAACGATTATTGCCGGTGCGCAAAAAGCAGCAGCAGATGTGGGTGGGATTGCCGATTTAGAAGAAGACTTGGTTGAAGAAGTTGCGTCACTGGTCGAATGGCCGGTTGTCCTGACCGCTTCTTTTGAGGAAGAATTTCTCAAAGTCCCTTCTGAAGCACTGGTTTACACCATGAAAGGTGACCAGAAGTATTTCCCGGTTTACGACGCCAATAAAAACCTGCTACCGAAATTTATTTTCGTCTCCAACATTGAGTCGAAAGAACCTCGCCACGTCATCGAAGGCAATGAGAAAGTTGTCCGTCCTCGTCTGGCTGACGCAGAGTTCTTCTTTAACAATGACCGCAAACGTCCGCTCATTGATCGCCTGCCGGAGCTGGAAACTGCGATCTTCCAGAAACAACTGGGCAGCATCAAAGATAAAACCGACCGGATTGCCGTATTGGCGTCTTACATTGCCAAAAGCATCGGTGCCGATGTCGCGAAAGCAACTCGTGCCGCACTGCTGGCAAAATGCGATTTGATGACATCAATGGTATTCGAGTTCACCGAAACGCAAGGCATCATGGGGATGCACTATGCACGTCATGACGGTGAAGCCGAAGAAGTGGCACTGGCGCTGAATGAACAGTACATGCCGCGCTTTGCCGGTGATCGTCTGCCAAGTAACGCAATCTCTTCCGCGGTCGCGATTGCCGATAAACTGGATACCATTGTCGGTATTTTCGGGATTGGTCAGGCACCGAAAGGTTCCGATCCATACGCATTGCGTCGGGCATCATTAGGGATTCTGCGGATTATCGTCGAAAACGGCTATCAGTTAGATTTGGCTGATTTAGTTGCCGAAGCCGCAGCACAGTTCGGCGATAAACTGACCAATGCCAACGTCGAGCACGATGTTATCGAATTTATGCTTGGCCGTTTCCGCGCTTGGTATCAAGACGAAGGCTTCAGCGTCGATGTCATTCAGGCGGTATTGGCTCGTCATCCAACCAAACCGACTGATTTCGATCAGCGCGTAAAAGCCGTCTCTCATTTCCGTACACTCGATGCGGCTGATTCATTGGCTGCAGCGAATAAGCGTGTCGGTAATATTTTGGCTAAGTTTGACGGTCAATTGGCAGAAGAAGTCGACCTCGCCTTACTTCAGGAAGGTGCTGAAGTCGCACTGGCAGAAAATGTCGCGGTTCTGAGTGAAGCTCTGGAACCTGCATTTGCTAACGGTGATTATCAGTCAGCATTAAGCCAGTTAGCCGCTCTGAAAGAACCGGTTGACGCATTCTTTGAAGACGTCATGGTCATGGCGGATGATGAAGCGCTGAAAATCAACCGTCTGACACTGCTCAACGACTTACGCAATCTATTCTTAGAAATTGCGGATATTTCAGTCTTGCAGAAGTAG
- the glyQ gene encoding glycine--tRNA ligase subunit alpha yields the protein MQTNYDIKTFQGMILALQDYWARQGCTIVQPLDMEVGAGTSHPMTCLRAIGPEPIATAYVQPSRRPTDGRYGENPNRLQHYYQFQVMIKPSPDNIQELYLGSLKALGIDPQVHDIRFVEDNWENPTLGAWGLGWEVWLNGMEVTQFTYFQQVGGLECKPVTGEITYGIERLAMYIQGVDSVYDLIWTDGPLGKVTYGDIYHQNEVEQSTYNFEHADVDFLFTFFDQCEKECQHLLDLETPLPLPAYERILKAGHAFNLLDARKAISVTERQRYILRIRNLTKAVAEAYYASREALGFPMCKKQDQQA from the coding sequence ATGCAAACAAACTATGATATCAAAACCTTTCAGGGGATGATCCTCGCGCTGCAGGATTATTGGGCCCGTCAAGGATGTACGATTGTTCAACCTTTAGATATGGAAGTGGGGGCAGGGACATCTCACCCGATGACCTGCCTGCGTGCCATTGGCCCAGAGCCAATTGCGACAGCCTATGTGCAGCCTTCCCGCCGTCCGACTGACGGCCGCTACGGTGAAAACCCGAACCGTCTGCAACACTATTACCAGTTTCAGGTGATGATCAAACCGTCACCGGATAATATTCAAGAACTTTACCTCGGATCGCTGAAAGCGCTGGGGATTGATCCGCAAGTTCACGACATTCGCTTCGTCGAAGATAACTGGGAAAACCCGACTTTGGGTGCCTGGGGACTGGGCTGGGAAGTTTGGCTGAACGGTATGGAAGTGACCCAGTTTACTTATTTCCAACAAGTGGGTGGTTTGGAGTGTAAACCAGTCACCGGTGAAATCACTTACGGTATCGAACGTCTGGCAATGTACATACAGGGCGTCGATTCCGTTTATGATCTTATCTGGACGGACGGCCCGCTGGGTAAAGTCACCTACGGTGACATTTATCACCAAAATGAAGTCGAGCAGTCTACCTATAACTTTGAACATGCAGATGTGGACTTCCTGTTCACCTTCTTCGATCAATGTGAAAAAGAGTGTCAGCATCTGCTGGACCTAGAAACGCCACTCCCGTTACCTGCTTATGAACGCATTTTAAAAGCAGGACATGCATTTAACCTGCTCGATGCACGCAAAGCGATTTCTGTGACAGAACGTCAGCGCTACATTTTACGCATCCGTAATTTGACCAAAGCCGTCGCAGAAGCTTATTACGCATCTCGTGAAGCGTTGGGCTTCCCAATGTGCAAAAAGCAAGACCAACAGGCATAA
- a CDS encoding TMEM165/GDT1 family protein — protein sequence MNILAISITTVTLAEIGDKTQLLSLMLASCYRKPLPIISAIFLATLVNHALAAWLGVVVAEYLSPDILKWVIFVSFLAMAGWVLIPDKMDDDGACSSRGPFVASFIAFFVAEIGDKTQIATSVLGAQFADGLLWVVLGTTIGMMIANVPVVLIGKLSADRLPLGLIRKITAVLFVGLAGVAVLY from the coding sequence GTGAATATTTTAGCTATATCAATTACAACTGTAACGCTGGCAGAGATCGGCGATAAGACACAACTCCTTTCATTAATGTTGGCAAGCTGCTATCGCAAGCCGTTGCCGATTATCAGTGCCATCTTCCTTGCAACTCTGGTGAATCACGCCCTTGCGGCCTGGTTGGGCGTCGTCGTTGCTGAATACCTCTCTCCGGATATTTTGAAATGGGTGATTTTTGTCAGCTTTTTAGCGATGGCGGGCTGGGTCTTGATCCCCGATAAAATGGATGATGATGGTGCCTGTTCGAGCCGGGGGCCGTTTGTTGCCAGCTTTATTGCATTTTTCGTTGCGGAGATCGGGGATAAAACACAGATCGCAACTTCTGTGTTAGGGGCTCAATTTGCCGATGGTTTGCTCTGGGTGGTTTTGGGAACGACCATTGGGATGATGATTGCCAATGTGCCGGTTGTGTTGATCGGCAAGCTTTCAGCCGATCGATTACCGCTGGGCTTGATTCGGAAAATCACCGCGGTTCTGTTTGTCGGTTTGGCTGGCGTGGCGGTTTTATATTGA
- a CDS encoding Hcp family type VI secretion system effector, whose product MPTPCYISIEGETQGLITSGACTADSIGDSFVEGHEDEMMVQQFDHVVTVPTDPQSGQPAGQRVHKPFQFTVNLNKAVPLLYNALASGEKMSSVTLKWYRTSIEGKQENFFTTTLENATIVNIECAMPHCQNPADADFTQNLTVSMSYRKITWDHVNAGTSGADDWRKPIEA is encoded by the coding sequence ATGCCAACTCCATGTTATATCTCTATCGAAGGTGAAACTCAGGGGCTAATCACGTCAGGCGCTTGTACTGCTGATTCTATCGGTGACTCTTTTGTTGAAGGTCACGAAGATGAAATGATGGTTCAACAGTTCGACCACGTTGTGACTGTTCCGACTGATCCTCAGTCTGGTCAGCCTGCTGGTCAACGTGTTCACAAGCCTTTCCAATTCACTGTAAACCTGAACAAAGCTGTTCCTCTGCTGTATAACGCATTGGCTTCAGGTGAAAAAATGTCTTCTGTTACTTTGAAGTGGTACCGCACTTCAATCGAAGGTAAACAAGAAAACTTCTTCACCACAACACTTGAAAACGCAACGATCGTTAATATCGAGTGTGCAATGCCGCATTGCCAAAACCCAGCAGACGCTGATTTCACTCAAAACCTGACTGTATCAATGTCTTACCGTAAGATCACTTGGGACCACGTTAACGCGGGTACTTCAGGTGCTGACGACTGGCGTAAGCCAATCGAAGCTTAA